The Heyndrickxia vini genome contains a region encoding:
- a CDS encoding GntR family transcriptional regulator encodes MVESTEHLYPEKWLSKASTGDRIAYELRMRIISGAIESGTVLSENKLAADFAVSRSPVRDALKILASENIIQLERMGAIVLGLKEKEIEEIYDVRLLIETFVFERLVRIDVNDLVKELSKILEMMKVAIKYNDADEFSYQDVLFHETIIRAVNHSYILMIWNNLKPVMESFILLSMRMRFKEKYEDFERIVKNHELYIEAIKTKDRSLMIKSLHQNFDDVQGKVEDLWRSQELLSKGVIQEND; translated from the coding sequence ATGGTTGAATCAACAGAACATTTATATCCGGAAAAGTGGCTTTCTAAAGCTTCAACTGGAGATCGTATTGCATACGAGCTTAGAATGCGAATCATTTCGGGTGCAATTGAAAGCGGTACCGTTCTATCGGAGAATAAATTAGCAGCAGATTTTGCGGTAAGTCGTTCCCCTGTTAGGGATGCGTTAAAAATACTTGCTTCCGAAAACATTATTCAATTAGAAAGAATGGGGGCTATTGTCCTCGGATTAAAAGAAAAAGAAATTGAAGAAATTTATGATGTCCGTCTGCTTATCGAAACGTTTGTATTTGAACGACTTGTAAGAATTGATGTAAATGATTTAGTAAAGGAACTTAGCAAGATTTTGGAAATGATGAAAGTTGCAATCAAATACAATGATGCTGATGAATTTTCCTATCAAGATGTCCTTTTCCATGAAACGATTATTCGCGCTGTAAATCATTCATACATTCTAATGATTTGGAATAATTTAAAACCAGTTATGGAAAGCTTCATACTTTTATCCATGCGGATGCGGTTTAAGGAAAAATACGAGGATTTTGAAAGGATTGTAAAAAATCATGAACTGTATATTGAAGCGATCAAAACGAAAGATCGGTCACTCATGATTAAATCTTTGCATCAAAATTTTGATGATGTTCAAGGTAAAGTTGAAGACCTGTGGAGATCACAAGAATTGCTTTCTAAAGGAGTAATACAAGAGAATGACTAA
- a CDS encoding YcnI family protein: protein MKKTIKKMSKVLLPTVFGLFLFSCAASAHVTVNPTTSTTGAWETYTVKVPTEKEIPTTKFTIKAPEGVEIESYQPIPGWKYSSEKDANGKIKSFTFEATSEGILPGQFQQFTFVAKNPDKAAKIAWDAFQFYKDGSIVEWTKDEGGDTPHSITDIVAGASTEQHHDDQATTNTTKKEETKTADVETSDAAKSTSLPLILSIVAVVLSLVALIMAFRKK from the coding sequence ATGAAAAAGACGATCAAAAAGATGTCAAAAGTACTTTTACCAACAGTTTTTGGATTATTTTTGTTTTCATGTGCGGCAAGTGCCCATGTGACAGTGAACCCAACAACTTCAACAACAGGTGCTTGGGAAACATATACAGTTAAAGTTCCAACAGAAAAAGAAATCCCTACAACTAAATTTACGATTAAAGCACCAGAGGGCGTAGAAATTGAGTCTTACCAGCCGATACCTGGGTGGAAATATTCCTCTGAAAAAGATGCCAATGGAAAAATAAAATCTTTTACTTTCGAGGCTACTAGTGAAGGAATCTTACCTGGTCAATTCCAACAGTTTACGTTTGTTGCGAAAAACCCTGATAAGGCCGCAAAAATTGCATGGGATGCTTTCCAATTTTATAAAGATGGCAGTATTGTAGAATGGACGAAAGATGAAGGGGGAGATACACCTCATTCAATTACGGATATCGTTGCAGGTGCCTCTACAGAGCAACATCATGATGATCAGGCTACAACCAATACAACAAAAAAAGAGGAAACAAAAACAGCGGATGTGGAAACATCAGACGCTGCTAAATCTACTTCACTTCCTTTAATCTTATCAATTGTAGCAGTTGTTCTTTCATTAGTTGCGCTTATCATGGCTTTTCGTAAAAAGTAA
- a CDS encoding DeoR family transcriptional regulator, which translates to MLPIERQRQIVVWLEEEETLSIAELSRRLNVSEMTVYRDIRPLLEDKKINKTSCGISLATIGTVPANSCTYCLKELNNRHPVQIITNDQKVEQLCCPHCGLLRFRDIEKNVSQIICRDFLQNTTISAKLAYFLMGADFHLNCCQPQVLTFDSLKYAEQFQKGFGGVIFQFEEAVDEIVKRMNGNRSSKCHQSGGSGRDK; encoded by the coding sequence ATGTTACCGATTGAAAGGCAAAGGCAAATTGTAGTTTGGTTAGAAGAAGAGGAAACGCTATCCATCGCAGAATTAAGCAGGCGTTTAAATGTATCTGAAATGACCGTCTATCGGGACATTAGGCCGCTACTAGAGGATAAAAAGATAAATAAAACTTCATGCGGTATTTCTCTTGCAACGATTGGGACTGTTCCCGCAAATTCATGTACGTATTGTTTAAAGGAATTAAATAATAGACATCCGGTACAAATTATCACCAATGATCAAAAGGTGGAACAATTGTGCTGCCCCCATTGTGGTTTATTAAGGTTTCGGGATATTGAAAAGAATGTCTCGCAAATAATCTGTAGGGATTTTTTACAAAATACTACGATTAGCGCGAAGTTAGCCTATTTTTTAATGGGTGCTGATTTTCATTTAAATTGCTGCCAACCACAGGTACTTACGTTTGATTCATTAAAATATGCTGAACAATTTCAAAAAGGCTTTGGCGGAGTAATTTTCCAATTTGAAGAAGCTGTTGATGAAATCGTGAAAAGAATGAATGGGAATCGAAGCAGTAAGTGTCATCAGTCGGGAGGTAGTGGCCGTGATAAGTAA
- a CDS encoding response regulator: protein MLKLLIVDDEQIEREGLQAIIQNSYPDLIIKQAKNGKTAIELTPLFKPDLILMDIKMPGMNGLETIEQISYNSPTVKFIMVTAYEMFEYARQALKLGVKDYLLKPSKASEIVFTVGKVLKQIVDEQKALETNRFQQDTLQKTLQVVETDIVTQLLFDHVHEVHLNELVGLLDIRTTHEKFVISVLLPHGSENFYPFIKERIRKTKCGWVGALYGRQLPIIVFRNLDMSYRSQAISLARDILSVIKTDNQKGLFIGIGEVYQSLDKIRQSYQESLIATMDSNLPIKYRFYSDVQILSNLDHINETKQREKQFFDQIQSGQWEKVIDNIMDIIHRYESAGADLVQTQQSVLELLWVASRILNEMGIETDRPLFSFQARDFRQIRAEANELIDRMRVAYIEQHTYLAPDIIFRIKQYIIEHSHKDISLETIGKKVGLSPIYISKIFKEQLGINYINFLTQCRIDKAKTLMNDPNKSLKEITFEVGYHNPNYFSKVFKKMCNLSPTDYRKRLFSNKGIPFNEKLSE, encoded by the coding sequence ATGCTCAAGCTCCTGATTGTTGATGACGAACAAATTGAACGTGAAGGACTGCAGGCCATAATACAAAATAGTTACCCTGACCTAATAATAAAACAAGCAAAAAACGGAAAAACCGCTATCGAGTTGACTCCCCTATTCAAACCGGACTTGATACTGATGGATATTAAAATGCCTGGAATGAACGGACTTGAAACGATTGAACAAATTAGTTATAACTCTCCAACTGTTAAATTCATTATGGTGACTGCTTATGAAATGTTTGAATATGCACGTCAGGCACTGAAGCTCGGTGTGAAAGATTATTTGCTTAAACCAAGCAAAGCAAGCGAAATCGTATTTACGGTTGGTAAAGTATTAAAACAAATAGTGGATGAACAAAAGGCATTGGAAACAAATAGGTTTCAACAGGATACACTCCAAAAGACATTACAAGTGGTCGAGACAGATATTGTTACACAATTATTATTTGATCACGTACACGAAGTACATTTAAATGAATTAGTGGGATTATTAGATATTCGTACCACACATGAAAAGTTTGTCATAAGTGTCTTACTCCCCCACGGCTCGGAAAATTTCTACCCATTTATTAAGGAAAGGATTAGAAAGACGAAATGCGGATGGGTAGGCGCTTTGTACGGACGGCAACTTCCAATCATTGTGTTCAGAAATTTGGACATGTCCTATCGTTCTCAAGCTATTTCTTTAGCAAGAGACATTTTGTCAGTGATCAAAACGGACAATCAAAAAGGGCTTTTCATCGGAATCGGAGAGGTTTATCAATCTTTAGATAAGATTCGCCAGTCCTATCAAGAATCATTAATAGCGACAATGGATTCCAACCTTCCTATTAAATATCGCTTTTATTCAGATGTGCAAATTTTAAGTAATTTAGATCATATAAATGAAACAAAACAAAGAGAAAAGCAGTTTTTTGATCAAATTCAAAGTGGTCAATGGGAAAAAGTAATCGATAATATTATGGATATCATTCATCGTTATGAAAGTGCAGGCGCTGATTTAGTACAGACACAACAAAGTGTTCTTGAGTTACTTTGGGTTGCTTCAAGAATCTTAAACGAAATGGGAATTGAAACGGACCGGCCGCTATTTTCTTTTCAAGCTCGTGATTTTCGTCAAATACGGGCCGAGGCGAACGAACTTATTGACCGAATGAGAGTTGCTTATATTGAACAACATACTTATCTGGCACCTGACATCATCTTTCGGATCAAACAATATATAATAGAACATTCCCACAAAGATATCTCTCTTGAAACAATCGGTAAAAAGGTTGGATTAAGTCCTATTTACATTAGTAAAATTTTCAAAGAACAACTAGGTATAAATTACATAAACTTTCTAACTCAATGCCGAATTGATAAGGCGAAGACATTAATGAACGACCCAAATAAAAGCCTAAAGGAAATTACATTTGAAGTTGGTTATCACAATCCGAATTATTTCAGTAAAGTTTTTAAAAAAATGTGCAATCTCTCCCCTACTGATTACCGGAAAAGGCTTTTCAGTAATAAAGGCATTCCGTTTAATGAAAAGTTAAGTGAATAG
- a CDS encoding sugar ABC transporter substrate-binding protein — MRKITFVALTFVSAILFYFTFASAEKVFRSSWQLPKEIKDEQSQYRIVLVTQELETPFWDKVGKGARDQAKKDGVSLEVWGSYGKNQEDFLKKIEIAIDSKVDGIIVQGLDTDEFKNLTKIKAASHGIPIITVANDVPMGESLRKTYVGSDQYLAGKMIARQLISDMGPSGIVILMYDSQQEYYQKNRLKGIQAILKDYPKVTLKYAPTDNTRDKIIATTKDVMNQMPNVNAFVAINANITEAMVQEISRRSPIKPFYIYSFDDSPESKSQLKQGTLDGMIEQSPATMGSSSVNLMVKWLNNEIVPLNKNGYFTDIRMVKAMNDHD; from the coding sequence TTGAGGAAAATAACCTTTGTGGCACTTACATTTGTAAGCGCTATCTTATTTTATTTTACCTTTGCTTCGGCGGAAAAGGTATTTCGCTCTTCTTGGCAATTGCCAAAAGAAATAAAAGATGAGCAAAGCCAATATCGCATTGTCTTAGTCACACAAGAGTTAGAAACTCCATTTTGGGACAAAGTTGGCAAAGGGGCACGTGATCAAGCCAAAAAGGATGGGGTAAGCCTCGAAGTTTGGGGAAGCTATGGAAAAAACCAAGAGGACTTTTTGAAAAAAATTGAAATCGCAATTGATTCAAAGGTAGATGGCATTATCGTACAAGGGTTAGATACGGATGAATTCAAAAATTTAACAAAAATTAAAGCTGCATCCCACGGTATTCCTATAATAACTGTTGCAAACGACGTTCCAATGGGAGAAAGCTTAAGAAAAACTTATGTTGGTTCTGATCAATATTTGGCAGGGAAGATGATTGCAAGGCAATTAATTAGTGATATGGGACCATCAGGTATAGTCATTTTGATGTATGATAGCCAACAAGAATATTATCAAAAGAATAGACTCAAGGGGATTCAAGCAATATTGAAGGACTATCCGAAAGTCACTCTTAAATACGCACCGACGGATAATACGAGGGATAAAATAATCGCCACAACAAAGGATGTAATGAACCAAATGCCAAATGTAAATGCGTTTGTAGCAATTAATGCAAATATAACTGAAGCGATGGTTCAAGAAATTAGCAGAAGATCACCGATTAAGCCTTTCTATATCTATTCATTTGATGATAGTCCTGAGTCAAAATCACAATTAAAGCAAGGAACACTCGATGGAATGATCGAACAATCACCAGCAACGATGGGAAGTTCAAGTGTGAATTTAATGGTGAAATGGCTAAACAATGAGATTGTTCCACTAAATAAGAACGGTTATTTTACAGATATTCGGATGGTAAAGGCGATGAATGACCATGACTAG
- a CDS encoding copper resistance CopC/CopD family protein, which translates to MISKKKINLLISLICLTLFLFPTFTSAHAYIVKSNPSDNEILKQSPKKIFIQFDETIQSVNNSIQVYNDKGERVDKNNGRVNAKNSTILECGLNSKLPNGTYRIQWKAVSNDGHPVQGVIPFQIGSDSAVQAGTAIEAKSEGYTPQSDLIIIRWLQYFSNASYIGALFFFLLILQKDLVQNGYVIKAFKKILNYSLLLLSLSIIVSLPLMASIELTTSWKHVLNIETLKDMITNSNFGETWLIQIGGLILLMIFTYLIHVKNKSYLYWISFIIGIGLLLTKALTSHAASTTNILLTVGMDFLHLLSASIWVGSLVVFVALLPLSKKVDTKNHYLEMIRKFSKWGIIIVLVLTATGIFGSLLYIPNLRSLITTDYGRTLLGKIILLFIMIIFAAVNFIKGKRKSEKGVSPSLWGELLTGIIVLVLSVILTNLPTAMASPGPVKESKTVNQGSKITFEATPNVIGKNTFAIDLKDRNGQPMKNIEQVILTFTCLEMDMGEDTKTLLKVKEGKYEGMGMNFNMAGHWNVHVHVLTKDLETLDTDFKVMVGSQ; encoded by the coding sequence GTGATAAGTAAAAAGAAAATTAATCTATTAATATCTCTTATTTGCCTTACTTTATTTTTATTCCCGACTTTTACTTCTGCCCATGCTTACATAGTCAAATCCAATCCTTCTGATAACGAGATTCTTAAACAATCTCCGAAGAAGATATTCATTCAATTTGATGAAACGATTCAATCTGTGAATAATTCAATTCAAGTTTATAATGACAAAGGTGAACGGGTTGATAAGAATAATGGGCGTGTAAATGCGAAAAACTCAACCATACTCGAATGTGGATTAAACTCTAAACTTCCAAATGGTACATACCGAATTCAATGGAAAGCTGTATCGAATGACGGGCATCCCGTTCAAGGTGTGATTCCATTTCAAATCGGTTCAGATAGTGCAGTCCAAGCTGGAACAGCGATAGAGGCAAAATCAGAGGGGTATACACCTCAAAGTGATCTTATCATTATTCGTTGGTTACAATACTTTAGCAATGCAAGCTATATTGGTGCTTTATTTTTTTTCCTACTGATACTTCAAAAGGATTTAGTTCAAAATGGATATGTTATAAAGGCGTTTAAAAAGATACTAAATTATTCTCTATTATTATTATCTTTGAGTATTATTGTCAGTTTGCCATTAATGGCATCTATTGAATTAACGACATCGTGGAAACATGTATTAAATATTGAAACGCTAAAGGATATGATCACTAATTCAAACTTTGGGGAAACTTGGTTAATCCAAATTGGTGGTTTGATATTATTAATGATTTTTACTTATCTAATACACGTTAAAAATAAATCATATCTTTACTGGATTTCTTTTATCATCGGAATAGGTTTGTTACTAACCAAAGCTCTAACAAGTCATGCTGCGTCAACGACAAATATATTATTAACGGTTGGAATGGATTTTCTCCATTTACTTTCGGCATCGATCTGGGTCGGGAGCTTAGTTGTTTTTGTTGCTTTACTTCCTTTAAGCAAGAAAGTGGATACGAAGAATCATTATCTTGAAATGATAAGAAAGTTTTCCAAGTGGGGAATCATCATCGTTCTAGTTTTAACTGCGACAGGTATTTTTGGAAGTCTATTATACATTCCTAATCTCCGTTCACTTATTACTACTGATTATGGACGGACATTATTAGGAAAAATTATTCTTCTGTTTATTATGATTATATTTGCAGCGGTGAATTTTATTAAAGGAAAGCGCAAAAGTGAAAAGGGAGTTTCTCCTTCTTTATGGGGTGAATTACTAACAGGAATAATTGTCCTGGTCCTTTCCGTTATCTTAACAAATTTACCAACGGCAATGGCATCACCGGGTCCGGTGAAGGAATCGAAAACAGTAAATCAAGGAAGCAAAATTACCTTTGAAGCGACCCCAAATGTCATCGGGAAAAATACATTTGCCATTGATTTAAAAGACCGAAATGGGCAACCAATGAAGAATATTGAACAAGTTATCCTTACATTTACTTGCCTAGAGATGGATATGGGTGAGGATACGAAAACATTATTGAAAGTCAAAGAAGGCAAATATGAAGGAATGGGTATGAATTTCAATATGGCAGGTCACTGGAATGTTCATGTCCATGTCCTCACGAAGGATTTAGAAACACTCGATACTGACTTTAAAGTGATGGTAGGTAGTCAATAA
- a CDS encoding sensor histidine kinase yields the protein MTSIQKKIWTLAIIVLFIMAVIWISLTYYNQKMQDQYNKILERYLIMNEVSNTSQQLVASLNNYLLSPTDTNVKKLNMNKKKIQKAKIEMTSLRNEENTFALTSYVNLIDSLIETTDRSLMFQSEKESEDSSTAFSEATRISKYISEMSLTLIDKEFNTYNRFYRSIIDQSKELKKLGIWLLFLITFLLLLFTYLFSSSITRPIQKLTHAANALSKGRFDLKIEVESNDEISFLAKMFDRMRININNLISEIQHKAQLEQELQQNKLLLQESQLRSLQSQINPHFLFNTLDTLSKKAYLEGSEETSDLLVSVAGMLRYNLRQLNKSITLREEVNVLQQYIDIQKARFTDRFQINMDIDTTCLDVHIPHLTLQPIIENAVIHAIEPKEDGGILWFRVKNQGEHVIIEMEDNGPGMPVNKIKQILEEKPIVLEGHSTGIGFSNVVKRLRLFYGEHDVINIKSKMGSGTTVVLNIPRKRRIDIYAQAPDC from the coding sequence ATGACTAGCATACAGAAAAAAATATGGACACTCGCTATCATTGTATTATTTATTATGGCGGTAATATGGATATCACTCACCTACTATAATCAAAAGATGCAAGATCAATATAATAAAATTTTAGAGCGATACTTAATTATGAACGAAGTATCAAACACAAGCCAACAGTTAGTAGCATCTCTAAATAATTACCTACTCTCCCCTACAGACACAAATGTAAAAAAGCTTAACATGAACAAGAAAAAAATTCAGAAGGCAAAAATAGAAATGACCTCTCTCAGGAATGAAGAAAATACTTTTGCATTAACAAGTTATGTAAATTTAATCGATAGTCTTATTGAAACGACAGACCGCTCGCTAATGTTTCAGTCTGAAAAGGAATCTGAGGATTCATCGACGGCGTTTTCCGAAGCGACACGTATTTCAAAATATATATCTGAAATGTCGCTTACCTTAATAGATAAAGAGTTCAATACGTACAATCGTTTTTATCGAAGTATCATAGATCAATCCAAAGAGCTTAAGAAACTTGGAATCTGGCTTTTATTTTTAATCACCTTCCTTCTTCTACTTTTTACTTATTTATTTTCGTCAAGTATTACTCGTCCTATACAAAAGCTAACACACGCTGCAAACGCATTATCTAAAGGAAGATTTGATTTAAAAATTGAAGTTGAATCAAACGACGAAATCTCTTTTTTGGCAAAGATGTTTGATCGAATGCGTATTAATATTAATAACCTTATATCAGAAATTCAGCATAAAGCTCAACTTGAGCAAGAATTACAACAAAACAAACTTCTGTTACAAGAAAGCCAACTACGAAGCCTACAAAGCCAAATTAATCCACATTTTTTATTCAATACATTAGATACACTCTCAAAAAAAGCCTATTTAGAAGGATCGGAAGAAACGAGTGACCTTCTTGTGAGCGTTGCTGGCATGTTGCGATATAACCTAAGGCAATTAAATAAATCAATTACGCTTCGTGAAGAAGTAAATGTTCTTCAACAATATATAGATATACAAAAGGCACGGTTTACTGACCGTTTTCAGATAAATATGGACATCGATACAACTTGCTTAGATGTACACATCCCCCACTTAACATTACAGCCAATTATTGAAAATGCTGTGATTCATGCGATAGAGCCAAAGGAGGATGGTGGGATTCTATGGTTTCGGGTAAAGAACCAAGGCGAACATGTAATCATTGAGATGGAAGATAACGGACCAGGCATGCCAGTGAATAAGATTAAACAAATTCTTGAAGAAAAACCTATTGTCCTTGAAGGACACTCTACTGGGATTGGCTTCAGCAACGTTGTTAAGCGTTTACGACTCTTCTACGGAGAACACGATGTCATAAATATTAAAAGTAAAATGGGTAGTGGAACGACAGTTGTATTAAATATACCAAGAAAAAGGAGAATAGATATCTATGCTCAAGCTCCTGATTGTTGA
- the gntK gene encoding gluconokinase codes for MTNFMLGIDIGTTSTKAVLFSEKGKVIQQENIGYPLYTPDISTAEQNPEEIFQSVLQAISAITKQHSDKKPMFISFSSAMHSVIAMDVNDQPLTPCITWADNRSEAWAHKIKDELNGHEVYRRTGTPIHPMSPLAKITWLVNDYPEIAERTKKYIGIKEYIFKKFFNQYVVDYSLASATGMMNLKTLDWDEEALNIAGITREQLSELVPTTNVFKNLRPDIAKLIDIEPQTPFVIGASDGVLSNLGVNAIRKGEIAITIGTSGAIRTIIDKPQTDEKGRIFCYALTEKHWVIGGPVNNGGMVLRWIRDELASAEVETAKRLGIDPYEVLTKIAAGVKPGADGLLFHPFLAGERAPLWNPDVRGSFFGLTLSHKKEHMIRAALEGVIYNLYTVFLALTECMNGPVTKIQATGGFARSDVWRQMMSDIFESQVVVPESYESSCLGACILGLYALGKIESFEIASEMIGSTYTHTPKGGAVKEYRKLSPIFIHLSRVLTEDYTRIANYQRGLLTQKGENECH; via the coding sequence ATGACTAACTTTATGTTAGGGATAGATATCGGTACGACAAGTACAAAAGCTGTGTTATTTAGTGAAAAAGGTAAAGTTATTCAACAGGAAAATATCGGTTATCCTCTTTACACGCCTGATATATCAACAGCAGAACAAAACCCTGAAGAAATATTTCAGTCTGTCTTACAGGCAATCTCAGCTATTACGAAACAGCATTCAGATAAAAAGCCCATGTTTATCTCATTCAGTAGTGCGATGCATAGTGTGATTGCTATGGATGTAAATGACCAGCCGCTAACTCCATGTATTACTTGGGCAGATAATCGTAGTGAAGCATGGGCACACAAAATTAAGGATGAGTTGAACGGGCATGAAGTTTACAGGCGCACAGGAACACCCATCCACCCAATGTCGCCATTGGCCAAAATAACCTGGCTAGTGAATGATTATCCTGAAATTGCTGAACGTACGAAAAAATACATCGGAATTAAAGAATATATTTTTAAAAAATTCTTCAATCAGTATGTTGTGGATTATTCCCTTGCTTCTGCAACGGGGATGATGAATCTCAAAACATTGGATTGGGATGAAGAAGCATTAAATATCGCTGGGATTACTCGAGAACAATTATCTGAACTCGTGCCCACAACAAACGTATTTAAAAACCTTCGCCCGGACATCGCAAAACTAATTGACATCGAGCCACAAACCCCGTTTGTCATTGGTGCCAGTGATGGCGTACTTTCAAATTTAGGTGTAAATGCGATAAGGAAAGGCGAAATTGCCATTACGATTGGAACGAGCGGTGCCATTCGAACGATAATTGACAAACCACAAACAGATGAAAAGGGAAGAATATTTTGCTATGCCTTAACAGAAAAACACTGGGTCATTGGCGGACCGGTAAACAATGGAGGAATGGTTCTCCGATGGATTAGGGACGAACTCGCCTCAGCAGAAGTAGAAACGGCGAAAAGATTAGGAATTGACCCATACGAAGTATTAACGAAGATTGCCGCGGGCGTAAAGCCAGGTGCTGACGGATTATTATTTCATCCATTCTTAGCAGGAGAACGTGCACCATTATGGAATCCTGACGTACGTGGCTCATTTTTCGGTTTAACGCTGTCACATAAAAAAGAACATATGATCCGAGCAGCCCTTGAAGGAGTCATTTACAATTTATACACCGTATTTTTAGCATTAACAGAATGCATGAATGGCCCTGTAACCAAAATTCAAGCTACCGGGGGCTTTGCAAGATCGGATGTATGGCGGCAAATGATGTCAGATATTTTTGAATCTCAAGTAGTTGTACCCGAAAGTTATGAAAGCTCGTGCTTAGGTGCCTGTATTTTAGGGCTTTATGCATTAGGAAAAATTGAATCATTTGAAATTGCCTCTGAAATGATTGGAAGCACTTACACACACACACCGAAAGGAGGTGCTGTTAAGGAATACAGGAAATTGTCGCCCATTTTCATTCACTTATCTAGAGTTTTAACAGAAGATTATACAAGAATTGCAAACTATCAAAGGGGATTACTTACTCAAAAGGGGGAAAACGAATGCCATTAA
- a CDS encoding GntP family permease: MPLIIVAIGILALLILIMGFKLNTFISLIIVSFGVALALGMPLGEIVKTIEAGLGGTLGHLALIFGLGAMLGKLIADSGGAQRIAMTLVNKFGEKNIQWAVVVASFIIGIALFFEVGLVLLIPIVFAISKELKVSILYLGIPMTAALSVTHGFLPPHPGPTVIAGEYGANIGEVLLYGFIIAIPTVILAGPIFTKFARKVVPESFTKMGNIASLGEQKVFKLENTPGFGISVFTAILPVILMSIATIITLLQKTIGFEDNSLLAVIRFIGDAGTSMLISLLVAVYTMGIARKIPIKTVMDSCTTAITHIGMMLLIIGGGGAFKQVLITGGVGDYVAELFKGTSLSPILLAWIIAAILRISLGSATVAALTTAGLVIPMLGQSDVNLALVVLATGAGSLIASHVNDAGFWMFKEYFGLSMKETFATWTLLETIISVAGLGFILLLSLVV; encoded by the coding sequence ATGCCATTAATTATTGTAGCAATTGGAATTTTAGCCTTATTAATCTTAATTATGGGATTTAAATTAAACACATTTATTTCATTAATCATTGTATCATTCGGTGTTGCTTTAGCACTTGGAATGCCTTTAGGGGAAATTGTCAAAACCATCGAAGCCGGATTAGGGGGAACACTTGGGCATTTAGCTTTAATTTTTGGACTTGGAGCGATGTTAGGCAAGTTAATCGCAGACTCAGGGGGAGCGCAGCGAATTGCCATGACCCTTGTAAATAAATTTGGTGAGAAAAATATTCAATGGGCGGTAGTTGTAGCCTCTTTTATCATCGGTATCGCCTTATTTTTCGAAGTTGGTCTCGTATTATTAATTCCTATCGTATTTGCTATTTCAAAAGAATTAAAGGTGTCTATTCTATATCTCGGAATTCCGATGACAGCGGCATTATCTGTAACTCATGGTTTCTTACCGCCTCATCCCGGACCAACTGTTATTGCTGGAGAATATGGTGCAAATATTGGTGAGGTATTGCTTTATGGTTTCATCATTGCGATTCCTACAGTAATTCTCGCGGGACCTATCTTTACAAAGTTTGCTAGAAAAGTTGTGCCTGAATCCTTTACAAAAATGGGCAACATTGCCTCTTTAGGTGAACAGAAAGTATTTAAGCTTGAAAACACACCTGGTTTTGGTATTAGTGTATTTACTGCAATCCTTCCTGTTATTTTAATGTCAATTGCAACTATTATTACACTTCTTCAAAAGACAATTGGATTTGAGGATAATAGTTTACTAGCGGTCATTCGTTTTATTGGTGATGCTGGTACCTCAATGTTGATCTCCTTACTCGTTGCTGTCTATACAATGGGTATAGCGAGAAAGATTCCGATCAAAACAGTGATGGACTCATGTACTACAGCGATTACACATATCGGGATGATGCTCTTAATTATCGGGGGTGGCGGTGCCTTCAAACAAGTATTAATAACTGGCGGTGTCGGTGATTACGTAGCCGAGTTGTTCAAAGGTACTTCCCTATCACCAATCTTATTAGCTTGGATCATTGCTGCCATCCTACGGATTTCCTTAGGATCAGCAACAGTAGCTGCACTAACAACTGCCGGATTGGTTATCCCTATGCTCGGACAATCTGACGTCAACCTTGCTTTAGTCGTTCTTGCAACAGGTGCAGGTAGTTTAATTGCTTCACACGTTAACGATGCTGGATTCTGGATGTTTAAAGAATATTTTGGCTTAAGCATGAAAGAAACATTCGCAACCTGGACATTGCTTGAAACAATTATTTCAGTAGCAGGATTAGGATTTATTTTATTATTAAGTTTAGTCGTATAA